The following proteins are co-located in the Candidatus Ozemobacteraceae bacterium genome:
- a CDS encoding NifB/NifX family molybdenum-iron cluster-binding protein gives MDPRLGRAERFILIESDTEKTSILETAATQATHGAGIQTAQALLKAGAKAVISGDCGPKAFQVFQAAGVPVYAATGGTVRDVFAAWRRNELPVIGQPGAAKHA, from the coding sequence ATGGACCCGCGCCTCGGCCGGGCCGAGAGGTTCATCCTGATCGAGAGCGACACCGAAAAAACCTCGATTCTCGAAACGGCTGCCACACAGGCAACGCACGGGGCCGGCATCCAGACGGCGCAGGCGCTTCTCAAGGCCGGCGCGAAAGCCGTCATTTCGGGCGATTGCGGCCCGAAGGCGTTCCAGGTGTTTCAGGCGGCCGGCGTGCCCGTGTATGCGGCGACCGGCGGAACGGTCCGCGACGTGTTCGCCGCCTGGCGCCGGAACGAGCTGCCGGTGATTGGCCAGCCCGGCGCTGCCAAACATGCCTGA